AACAAAAACTGGCAAAGAACACACTGGCGCGCCATTGAATCAGCCTACAACAAATCACCGTTTTTCCTTTATTACCGCGACGATTTTGAAGCCATATTCAACAACCCGCCTGAATTGCTGATGAATTTCAACCTGAAAATCATCAACCTGTGCCTGCGGTTATTAAAAATAAAACCAGCTTATAAACTATCCGAAACATTTATTAAATGCCCTGAAGACACATTGGACCTTCGTCATAAAATCATGCCTAAACAACAGGTTGAAAAACTTTTTTCAATCACCAATTTCGCGCCCTACATACAGGTTTTTGCCGACAGGCAGGAATTTACACCC
The Lentimicrobiaceae bacterium genome window above contains:
- a CDS encoding WbqC family protein — translated: NKNWQRTHWRAIESAYNKSPFFLYYRDDFEAIFNNPPELLMNFNLKIINLCLRLLKIKPAYKLSETFIKCPEDTLDLRHKIMPKQQVEKLFSITNFAPYIQVFADRQEFTPNLSILDLLFNLGPASVDYLQKHPPVNQQKEI